A portion of the Algisphaera agarilytica genome contains these proteins:
- the tadA gene encoding tRNA adenosine(34) deaminase TadA: MPPPPPGPERDEYFMRLALDEARRAAELGEVPVGAVVYRLEDGQVMATAHNLRENDADPTAHAEVIALREAARQRGVWRLETCGLAVTLEPCPMCAGAIVNARIGELIYGAADPKMGCVDTLHHLCAEPRFNHRLTHRSGILADECSQVLKDFFAARRGKGSAPDKPRPRPAD, translated from the coding sequence ATGCCCCCGCCACCCCCCGGCCCCGAACGCGACGAGTACTTCATGCGCCTTGCGCTGGACGAGGCCCGCCGCGCCGCCGAGCTCGGCGAGGTGCCCGTGGGTGCGGTGGTTTACCGGCTGGAGGATGGGCAGGTGATGGCCACCGCGCACAACCTCCGCGAGAACGACGCCGACCCCACCGCCCACGCCGAGGTGATTGCTCTGCGGGAAGCGGCCCGTCAGCGCGGCGTGTGGCGGCTGGAGACCTGTGGCCTGGCGGTCACGCTCGAACCCTGCCCGATGTGCGCCGGGGCGATCGTGAACGCCCGGATCGGCGAACTGATCTACGGCGCGGCCGATCCCAAGATGGGGTGCGTCGATACGCTGCACCACCTCTGCGCCGAGCCGAGGTTCAACCACCGTTTAACCCACCGGTCGGGCATCTTGGCGGACGAATGTTCACAGGTACTCAAAGATTTCTTCGCCGCTCGGCGTGGGAAAGGTAGTGCTCCGGATAAGCCCCGCCCCAGGCCTGCTGATTAA
- the pdeM gene encoding ligase-associated DNA damage response endonuclease PdeM — MSELEWGGQTWGLRPDRSMIWKEQRTLIIADPHFGKSDHFRSAGVPVPRGTTRHNLERLDVALEATGAKRLIVLGDFFHSRNGVTEELIEQLRVWRNRWDGLRVINVRGNHDRQAGDPPSSLDIECVCGPWRDESDQAVAFAHEPDVVSNAVTLCGHIHPAVILEGLGKSRLRAACFHFKTRQAVLPGFGAFTGMKAILPSRKDRVFAVGPTEVAEVFGATAANRRSRQPRKPTASEPAD; from the coding sequence ATGAGTGAACTCGAATGGGGCGGACAGACGTGGGGCCTACGCCCCGACCGCTCGATGATTTGGAAAGAACAGCGGACCCTGATTATCGCCGACCCCCACTTCGGGAAGTCGGACCACTTCCGCAGCGCCGGCGTCCCCGTGCCCCGCGGGACGACACGGCACAACCTCGAACGCCTCGACGTCGCCCTCGAAGCCACGGGTGCGAAGCGGCTGATCGTGCTCGGCGACTTTTTCCACTCACGCAACGGCGTCACCGAGGAGTTGATCGAACAGCTCCGGGTGTGGCGCAACCGCTGGGACGGATTGCGTGTCATCAATGTCCGCGGGAATCACGACCGCCAAGCCGGCGACCCGCCGTCCTCGCTGGATATCGAATGCGTGTGCGGCCCTTGGCGTGACGAATCCGATCAAGCGGTGGCCTTCGCCCACGAGCCGGACGTGGTCAGCAACGCGGTAACGCTGTGCGGCCACATCCACCCCGCGGTAATTCTGGAAGGCCTGGGCAAGTCGCGGCTCCGCGCGGCGTGCTTCCACTTCAAAACCCGGCAGGCGGTGTTGCCGGGGTTTGGCGCGTTTACCGGGATGAAGGCGATCCTGCCTAGCCGTAAGGATCGCGTCTTTGCCGTGGGGCCGACCGAGGTGGCCGAGGTGTTCGGGGCCACCGCAGCGAACCGGCGGTCACGCCAACCCCGAAAGCCCACCGCCTCCGAACCCGCCGACTGA
- a CDS encoding ligase-associated DNA damage response DEXH box helicase, which yields MNPVESWFRDAVGEPFAFQRDAWASQLAGESGLLHAPTGMGKTYSAWLPSLMRWCDGHPEQSTWQDKQTEPIRVLWITPLRALATDTEENLKKPIGALGLPWTVERRTGDVSATVKARQKKRLPSALVTTPESLSVLLSYADARQKFRGLQTVIVDEWHELMSTKRGTQTELGLARLRTWNPELSVWGLSATLGNLPEAMDTLLGPGLAPTGQLIHGPDHKQIEITTLLPDDMDRFPWAGHLGITLLPQVLAVLENAGSTLLFTNTRSQAEIWFNEIIAKRPDWIGEVALHHGSIDRKSRQAVEDLLRQGGLRCCVCTSSLDLGVDFSPVEQVIQVASPKGVARLLQRAGRSGHQPGKVSRVIGVPTNALEIIDFAAARDAAAARRIESRRPLDRPLDVLAQHLVTCAMGGGFTSGDMLAEVRSSHAYRNLTDQEWEWCLDFVRRGGETLKVYPQYARVVEDDDGRFGVASNKIARNHRLGIGTITSDAAIAVKFANGKKLGTVEEGFVGFLKPGDKFVFAGHLLQLVRVRAMVATVKKAKGKKAQVPRWQGGRTPLSTQLADAVRARLDDIRQRGSSADDLPPEMRAVAPLLELQTQWSVVPGSGKLLIETTTSRDGHHTFLYPLQGRLVHEGLGTLLAHRLTREAPRAVTVTVNDYGIELLSPEDPELTEADWRRLLHRDDLLEHLLEALNTSQLARRAFRDIARVAGLIQTGYPGQQVTNRHLQASSELFFDVFTDFDPDNLLLDQARREVLEQQLEVTRLTAALKELEQMRLEPRQTERLTPMAFPLWAERLREQHLTSQSWQDQVGKMVMRLEAAAGR from the coding sequence ATGAATCCCGTTGAGTCCTGGTTCCGAGATGCGGTGGGCGAGCCGTTTGCGTTTCAGCGTGACGCGTGGGCGTCGCAGCTGGCGGGCGAATCGGGACTGCTGCACGCCCCGACGGGCATGGGCAAGACCTACTCGGCCTGGCTGCCGTCGCTGATGCGGTGGTGTGACGGGCATCCCGAGCAAAGCACCTGGCAAGACAAACAAACCGAACCGATTCGGGTGCTCTGGATCACGCCGTTGCGGGCGCTGGCGACCGACACCGAGGAGAACCTCAAAAAACCCATCGGGGCGTTGGGCTTGCCGTGGACCGTGGAGCGACGCACGGGTGATGTGTCGGCGACGGTCAAAGCACGACAAAAGAAACGGCTGCCCAGCGCGTTGGTCACCACGCCCGAGAGTTTGTCAGTGCTGCTGTCCTACGCAGACGCCCGGCAAAAATTCCGTGGGCTGCAGACCGTGATCGTCGACGAGTGGCACGAGCTCATGTCCACCAAACGCGGCACGCAGACCGAGCTCGGCCTCGCCCGGCTACGCACGTGGAACCCCGAACTCTCGGTCTGGGGACTCTCCGCCACCCTCGGCAACCTGCCCGAGGCGATGGACACCCTGCTGGGCCCCGGCCTGGCTCCCACCGGCCAACTCATCCACGGCCCCGACCACAAACAGATCGAGATCACCACGCTCCTGCCCGACGACATGGACCGCTTCCCCTGGGCGGGCCACCTGGGCATCACGCTGTTGCCACAGGTGCTGGCGGTCCTGGAAAACGCGGGCAGCACGCTGCTGTTTACCAACACGCGTTCACAGGCCGAGATCTGGTTCAACGAGATCATCGCTAAACGCCCCGACTGGATCGGCGAGGTCGCGTTGCACCACGGCTCGATCGACCGCAAGTCACGCCAGGCCGTCGAAGACCTGCTGCGCCAAGGCGGGCTGCGGTGCTGCGTGTGCACGTCGAGCCTGGACCTCGGCGTGGATTTTTCGCCGGTGGAGCAGGTGATCCAGGTGGCGTCGCCCAAAGGCGTGGCCAGGCTGCTGCAGCGGGCCGGACGCAGCGGGCACCAGCCCGGCAAGGTGAGCCGGGTGATCGGCGTGCCGACGAACGCGCTGGAGATCATCGACTTCGCGGCGGCGCGTGATGCGGCGGCGGCCCGCCGGATCGAATCACGGCGGCCGCTGGATCGGCCGCTGGACGTGTTGGCTCAGCACCTGGTCACGTGCGCGATGGGCGGCGGCTTCACCTCGGGCGACATGCTGGCCGAGGTCCGTTCGAGTCACGCCTACCGCAACCTTACCGACCAGGAGTGGGAGTGGTGTCTCGACTTCGTCCGGCGGGGCGGAGAGACGTTGAAGGTCTACCCGCAATACGCCCGGGTCGTAGAAGACGACGACGGACGCTTCGGCGTCGCCTCGAACAAGATCGCGCGCAACCACCGCCTGGGCATCGGCACGATCACCTCCGACGCCGCCATCGCCGTGAAGTTCGCTAACGGCAAGAAGCTCGGCACCGTCGAAGAAGGATTCGTCGGCTTCCTCAAGCCCGGCGACAAGTTTGTCTTCGCCGGCCACCTCTTGCAGCTGGTGCGTGTCCGCGCGATGGTCGCCACGGTGAAGAAGGCCAAGGGCAAGAAAGCCCAGGTCCCGCGTTGGCAGGGCGGCCGCACCCCGTTGAGCACCCAACTCGCCGACGCGGTCCGCGCACGGCTCGACGACATCAGGCAACGCGGCAGCTCCGCGGACGACCTGCCGCCCGAGATGCGGGCCGTTGCCCCGTTGCTGGAGCTGCAGACCCAATGGTCCGTGGTGCCGGGCAGCGGCAAGCTGCTGATCGAAACCACCACCAGCCGCGACGGGCACCACACGTTCCTCTACCCGCTGCAGGGCCGACTGGTCCACGAAGGGCTGGGTACCCTGCTTGCCCACCGGCTGACCCGCGAAGCGCCCCGGGCGGTGACGGTCACCGTGAACGACTACGGCATCGAGCTGCTCTCGCCGGAAGATCCGGAGCTGACCGAGGCCGACTGGCGGCGTCTGCTGCACCGCGACGATCTGCTGGAGCATCTGCTCGAAGCGCTCAACACCTCCCAACTCGCCCGGCGGGCTTTCCGCGACATCGCCCGGGTCGCGGGGCTGATCCAGACCGGATACCCCGGCCAGCAAGTCACCAACCGCCACCTCCAGGCGTCTTCGGAGCTGTTCTTCGATGTGTTCACCGATTTCGATCCCGACAACCTCCTGCTCGACCAGGCCCGGCGGGAAGTACTGGAGCAGCAGCTTGAGGTCACCCGCCTGACCGCGGCACTCAAGGAGTTGGAGCAGATGCGGCTCGAGCCCCGCCAGACCGAGCGGTTAACGCCGATGGCGTTTCCGCTGTGGGCTGAGCGATTGCGTGAACAACACCTGACCAGCCAGTCGTGGCAGGATCAGGTCGGTAAAATGGTCATGAGGTTGGAAGCGGCCGCGGGCCGGTAG
- a CDS encoding ATP-dependent DNA ligase has translation MKLFTRLFMEVDATTRTSEKTAALRRYFELAPPADAVWALRVLTGQKLIRAVPYKRLRAWAAEAAGLEPWLFNECYSAVGDLSETLSLVLPEPAEANDDPLHQIVSERILPLAQMTEAEQKVSVMETWKCFDQTQRFLFHKLISSNFRFGAAKKVVINALAQAAEVDAAVMQHRLSGKPIEPTPGAYEKLLAGSEDDDARPYPFYLAHQLESDPAALGDIREWAAEWKWDGIRAQIIRRGGQTMVWSRGDELITEAFPELRAVGDALPDGTVLDGEVLAYENGRPLGFSLLQRRLNRKRMEPMLFADVPVVFMAYDLLEQGGADVRDLSTRERRARLEAVLPEEPSVKRSPLIEATDWTGLADLREESRERGVEGVMLKRNDAPYAAGRVKGAWWKWKVDPYTVDCVMVYAQRGSGRRSSLFTDYTFAVWSGEPGKSELVPVTKAYSGLTDEEFAKVDHFIKTHTLGKKGAFRQVEPELVFEIAFEGINESDRHKSGIALRFPRMHRWRTDKKPQDADTLESLQTLLRATTSR, from the coding sequence GTGAAGTTGTTCACCCGCCTGTTCATGGAAGTCGACGCAACGACGCGGACCTCGGAGAAGACCGCAGCGCTACGACGTTATTTCGAATTGGCTCCACCGGCCGACGCGGTTTGGGCTCTGCGTGTATTGACCGGGCAGAAGCTGATCCGCGCGGTGCCTTACAAACGGCTGCGGGCGTGGGCGGCCGAGGCGGCGGGGCTGGAGCCTTGGCTGTTCAACGAGTGCTACAGCGCGGTGGGCGATCTATCCGAAACCCTTTCACTGGTCCTGCCCGAGCCTGCCGAGGCCAACGACGATCCGCTCCATCAGATCGTGAGTGAGCGGATCCTGCCGCTGGCTCAGATGACCGAGGCCGAGCAGAAGGTGTCGGTGATGGAGACCTGGAAGTGCTTCGATCAGACCCAGCGTTTCCTCTTCCACAAACTGATCTCCAGCAACTTCCGTTTCGGCGCGGCTAAAAAGGTGGTCATCAACGCCTTGGCCCAGGCCGCGGAAGTGGACGCCGCGGTGATGCAACACCGCCTGAGCGGGAAGCCGATCGAGCCCACGCCCGGGGCGTACGAAAAACTGCTCGCGGGTTCGGAAGACGACGACGCCCGGCCGTACCCGTTCTACCTGGCCCATCAACTCGAAAGCGATCCCGCGGCTCTGGGCGACATTCGGGAGTGGGCCGCCGAGTGGAAGTGGGATGGCATCCGCGCCCAGATTATCCGGCGGGGCGGGCAGACGATGGTCTGGTCGCGTGGGGACGAACTGATCACCGAGGCCTTCCCCGAGCTTCGCGCGGTCGGGGATGCGCTGCCCGACGGCACGGTCTTGGACGGCGAGGTTCTGGCCTACGAAAACGGCCGACCCCTGGGTTTCTCGTTGCTGCAACGACGGCTGAACCGCAAGCGGATGGAGCCGATGCTATTCGCCGATGTGCCGGTGGTGTTCATGGCCTACGACCTGCTCGAGCAAGGCGGCGCCGATGTCCGTGATTTGTCGACCCGAGAACGGCGTGCACGACTCGAGGCGGTGTTGCCGGAAGAGCCGAGTGTAAAACGCTCACCACTGATCGAAGCAACGGATTGGACCGGCTTGGCCGATTTGCGTGAAGAATCGCGCGAACGCGGGGTCGAAGGCGTCATGCTTAAACGCAACGACGCCCCCTACGCCGCAGGGCGGGTCAAGGGGGCGTGGTGGAAGTGGAAGGTCGATCCGTACACAGTCGACTGCGTCATGGTCTACGCCCAGCGGGGCAGCGGGCGGCGCAGTTCGCTCTTCACCGATTACACCTTCGCTGTGTGGTCCGGTGAGCCCGGCAAGAGCGAACTGGTCCCGGTGACCAAGGCGTATTCGGGCCTGACCGATGAGGAGTTCGCGAAGGTTGATCACTTCATCAAGACCCACACCCTGGGCAAGAAGGGCGCTTTCCGGCAGGTCGAGCCGGAGCTGGTTTTTGAGATCGCCTTCGAAGGGATCAACGAATCGGACCGTCACAAATCGGGCATCGCCCTGCGATTTCCCCGCATGCACCGCTGGCGGACCGACAAAAAGCCTCAGGATGCGGATACGCTGGAGTCGTTGCAGACACTGCTGAGGGCGACCACTTCCCGATGA
- a CDS encoding ligase-associated DNA damage response exonuclease — MGDRDDRLIRPTERGLYCEQGGFYVDPWRPVDRAVVTHAHSDHATPGSQRYLCSEVGVEVLRPRVHNGAKIEGIAYGQTTCINGVEVSLHPAGHLLGSAQVRVEHAGRVEVVTGDYKTQPDKTCDPFEPIRCHRLITECTFGLPIYKWRPEAEIAEQINAWWLANQAAGRTSVVFAYALGKAQRVLSLVDRCLGHIVVHGSVKRFCEVYGAAGVDVPGVTTSTAESRKAVKGKGLVVAPPSVLGTAWLKKFSPASLAFASGWMAVRGNRRRRGVDRGFVLSDHVDWTGLLETIKATGCESVGATHGYTAVVARYLQEQGVEADEISTRYVGELDTDTETSTEPSTESSDSA, encoded by the coding sequence ATGGGTGATCGCGATGACCGGCTGATCCGCCCGACCGAACGCGGACTCTATTGCGAACAGGGCGGTTTCTACGTGGACCCCTGGCGACCCGTGGACCGCGCGGTCGTGACCCACGCCCACTCCGACCACGCCACCCCCGGCAGCCAGCGTTACCTCTGTTCGGAAGTCGGCGTCGAAGTCCTCCGGCCACGCGTCCACAACGGCGCGAAGATCGAAGGGATCGCCTACGGCCAGACCACCTGCATCAACGGCGTCGAGGTCAGCCTCCACCCCGCGGGGCACCTGCTGGGCTCGGCCCAGGTACGGGTCGAACACGCCGGGCGGGTCGAGGTGGTCACGGGTGATTACAAAACGCAGCCGGATAAGACCTGTGATCCCTTCGAGCCGATCCGTTGTCACCGGCTGATCACCGAGTGTACGTTCGGATTGCCGATCTACAAGTGGCGGCCCGAGGCCGAGATCGCTGAGCAGATCAACGCGTGGTGGCTGGCCAACCAAGCGGCGGGGAGGACCAGCGTGGTCTTCGCCTACGCCCTGGGCAAGGCGCAAAGGGTGTTGTCGCTGGTCGACCGCTGCTTAGGCCACATCGTCGTGCACGGCTCGGTAAAGCGGTTCTGTGAGGTGTACGGCGCAGCGGGCGTGGACGTGCCCGGAGTGACGACCTCGACCGCCGAGAGCCGCAAGGCGGTGAAGGGGAAGGGGCTGGTTGTTGCCCCGCCGTCGGTGCTGGGGACGGCATGGCTCAAGAAGTTTTCGCCCGCGTCGCTCGCCTTCGCTTCGGGGTGGATGGCGGTACGTGGCAACCGCCGACGGCGTGGGGTGGACCGCGGCTTTGTGCTGTCGGATCACGTGGATTGGACCGGGCTGCTGGAAACAATCAAGGCCACCGGATGCGAGAGCGTCGGCGCTACGCACGGGTACACGGCCGTCGTCGCCCGCTACCTGCAAGAGCAGGGGGTGGAGGCGGACGAAATATCCACGCGGTACGTCGGCGAACTCGACACCGACACCGAAACCTCGACCGAGCCCTCCACGGAAAGCAGCGACTCGGCGTGA
- a CDS encoding SRPBCC family protein, producing the protein MSPHDHPSTPGEIHFERDGRDYVMQARQWLPADAMNIWAFVADCRHMNHVIPGFMQFDILNLSPDEIPPAIAPGVEYEYRLRLHGIGVCWRTRITEVEYPRRFVDVQAAGPYAHFSHLHTFEPEGGGTTTRDVIRYRPPGGPVAGLVDAAMVRRDLRKLFEHRHRRMTELFAEDAEPATRFFNREANAIS; encoded by the coding sequence ATGAGCCCGCACGATCACCCGTCGACTCCCGGCGAGATCCATTTCGAACGGGATGGTCGGGACTACGTCATGCAGGCCCGGCAGTGGCTGCCCGCCGACGCCATGAACATCTGGGCGTTCGTCGCGGACTGCCGGCACATGAATCACGTGATCCCCGGCTTCATGCAGTTCGACATCCTCAACCTTTCCCCGGACGAGATACCCCCGGCGATCGCCCCCGGCGTCGAATACGAGTACCGGCTACGGCTCCACGGGATCGGCGTGTGTTGGCGGACCCGCATCACCGAGGTCGAGTACCCCAGACGATTCGTCGACGTCCAGGCGGCTGGCCCCTACGCACACTTCTCTCACCTGCACACCTTCGAACCCGAAGGCGGAGGCACCACGACCCGCGATGTGATCCGCTACCGCCCGCCGGGTGGGCCCGTGGCGGGCTTGGTGGATGCGGCGATGGTGCGGCGCGATCTGCGGAAGCTGTTTGAACACCGCCATCGACGGATGACCGAGCTTTTCGCCGAGGACGCCGAGCCCGCGACCCGGTTTTTCAACCGAGAAGCAAACGCCATCTCTTAA
- a CDS encoding alkyl hydroperoxide reductase, giving the protein MQIRNSQATQPPPWMSWVLFAAAGYNLVWGAWVVLFPEHFFTLVGMEPPRHPAIWQCVGMIVGVYGIGYAIAATNPLRHWPIVLVGLLGKILGPIGYVDGALIRGELSPAFGWTIPTNDLIWWVPFGLILWAAYRDRPLKTPEAEAVPT; this is encoded by the coding sequence ATGCAGATTCGCAACTCACAAGCCACCCAACCACCGCCCTGGATGTCCTGGGTGCTGTTCGCCGCGGCGGGATACAACCTGGTGTGGGGGGCCTGGGTGGTGCTGTTCCCGGAGCACTTCTTCACGCTGGTGGGGATGGAGCCTCCACGCCACCCCGCGATCTGGCAGTGCGTGGGCATGATCGTCGGGGTCTACGGAATCGGCTACGCGATCGCGGCGACCAACCCGCTGCGGCACTGGCCGATCGTGCTGGTGGGGCTGCTCGGCAAGATCCTGGGGCCGATCGGCTATGTCGACGGGGCACTGATCCGCGGTGAGTTGTCTCCCGCGTTTGGCTGGACCATCCCGACCAACGACCTGATCTGGTGGGTCCCGTTCGGGCTGATCCTCTGGGCCGCTTACCGCGATCGTCCTCTCAAGACGCCCGAGGCCGAGGCGGTTCCCACATGA
- a CDS encoding cryptochrome/photolyase family protein, with protein MNQAPVTIVWFRQDLRLADNPALLAAVERANEQGGAVVPVYIWSPEEEGGWAAGGARRWWLHHSLRSLDQSLKALGSQLVLREGPTQEVLEELITQTSACAVFWNRRYEPASIERDQNIKRWLRDERSIAAESFNSHLLYEPWEIETGGGGPYKVFSPFWRNAKNQPTPDLPREAPESIPAPSQWPASVVLEALGLEPTRDWKDGLAEAFTPGEPAAQEKLDTFLDDAIRQYKDDRNFPAKPGTSKLSPHLVHGEISPRQCYHAARKFMADGRRNLSKDELKQCEHYVQELGWREFAYHVLYHFPETPREPLQKKYARFPWKEDAEHLKNWQRGQTGYPIIDAGMRELYATGWMHNRVRMIVASFLVKDLLISWEQGAEWFWDTLLDADLANNTLGWQWAGGCGADAAPYFRIFNPILQGEKFDKDGEYVRQWVPEIAALPDRILHKPWEAPPMQLAAAGITLGETYPYPIVDHKQARDSALAALDAVKGQ; from the coding sequence ATGAATCAAGCCCCGGTGACGATCGTCTGGTTCCGACAGGATCTGCGTTTGGCGGACAACCCCGCGCTGCTCGCGGCGGTGGAGCGTGCAAACGAACAGGGCGGGGCGGTGGTGCCGGTGTACATCTGGTCGCCGGAAGAAGAGGGCGGTTGGGCGGCGGGCGGCGCGCGGCGGTGGTGGCTGCACCACTCGCTTAGGTCCCTGGATCAATCGCTGAAAGCGCTTGGCTCTCAGCTTGTGCTTCGTGAAGGCCCCACCCAAGAAGTTCTCGAAGAATTGATCACGCAAACATCCGCGTGCGCGGTGTTCTGGAACCGGCGCTACGAGCCGGCCTCGATCGAGCGTGACCAGAACATCAAGCGTTGGTTGCGTGACGAGCGTTCGATTGCCGCGGAGAGTTTCAACAGCCACCTGCTCTACGAGCCCTGGGAAATCGAGACCGGCGGCGGGGGGCCGTACAAAGTGTTCTCGCCGTTCTGGCGGAACGCGAAGAACCAGCCCACTCCCGACCTGCCGCGCGAAGCGCCCGAGTCGATCCCCGCGCCGAGTCAGTGGCCGGCATCGGTCGTACTCGAAGCCCTCGGCCTCGAACCCACGCGGGACTGGAAAGACGGCCTGGCCGAGGCGTTCACCCCCGGCGAACCCGCGGCGCAGGAAAAACTCGACACCTTCCTCGACGACGCGATCCGCCAATACAAAGACGACCGCAACTTCCCCGCCAAGCCCGGAACCTCCAAGCTCTCGCCCCACCTTGTGCACGGCGAGATCAGCCCGCGGCAGTGCTACCACGCCGCCCGCAAATTCATGGCCGACGGCCGACGCAACCTCTCCAAGGACGAACTCAAGCAGTGCGAACACTACGTCCAGGAACTGGGTTGGCGTGAATTCGCCTACCACGTGCTCTACCACTTCCCCGAGACGCCACGCGAGCCGCTGCAGAAGAAATACGCCCGCTTCCCGTGGAAAGAAGATGCCGAGCATCTCAAAAATTGGCAGCGCGGTCAGACGGGTTACCCGATCATCGACGCGGGGATGCGTGAGCTGTACGCCACCGGCTGGATGCACAACCGGGTGCGGATGATCGTCGCGTCGTTTCTCGTGAAAGACTTGTTGATTTCGTGGGAACAGGGTGCCGAGTGGTTCTGGGACACGCTGTTGGATGCGGACTTGGCGAACAACACTTTGGGCTGGCAGTGGGCCGGGGGCTGCGGGGCGGACGCGGCGCCGTACTTCCGCATCTTCAACCCGATCCTGCAGGGCGAGAAGTTTGACAAGGACGGTGAGTATGTCCGGCAGTGGGTGCCGGAGATCGCGGCCTTGCCCGACCGCATCTTGCACAAGCCGTGGGAGGCTCCGCCGATGCAGCTCGCCGCGGCGGGCATCACGCTGGGCGAAACGTACCCGTACCCCATCGTCGATCACAAGCAGGCCCGCGACTCGGCGCTGGCCGCGCTCGACGCGGTTAAGGGGCAGTGA
- a CDS encoding TIGR01777 family oxidoreductase, whose product MFKRRFEKVTEIPAPQHEVFAWHTRPGAFERLTPPWDNTKVLEFGGIRDGERVTLRVMAPWPRKWVAEHEDFIAGLQFKDRQVSGPFSEWVHTHRVEPTLDGNALRCVMRDSIELKPPFGPLGSLAYALFIRKQIKKMFDHRHATLVADMVDHQNFTRGRSLTVAITGASGMLGRALSAFLSTGGHQPRPVARRDGLTFDLDAIAGADVLVHLAGEPIAQRWSEDVRSRIHRSRVDRTRLLCEQLSRMPQEARPRVMLSGSAIGYYGNRGDSLLTEDSAAGEGFLADVGREWEAATQTATDIGIRVVNLRTGIVLHPRGGALKKMLPIFKMGLGGRLGRGDQYMSWITLDDHIRAMMHAIFDRKMSGPVNLVAPEPVTNREFTKTLGRVLRRPTVFPAPRFALRRAFGGMADEALLAGQRVEPMRLTGSGFTFRQPHLEQALRELLGRP is encoded by the coding sequence ATGTTCAAACGCCGATTCGAGAAAGTCACCGAGATCCCCGCACCGCAGCACGAGGTGTTCGCGTGGCATACCCGGCCCGGCGCTTTTGAGCGGCTCACCCCGCCCTGGGACAACACCAAGGTGCTCGAGTTCGGCGGCATCCGTGACGGCGAGCGTGTCACCCTCCGCGTCATGGCCCCCTGGCCCCGCAAGTGGGTCGCCGAACACGAAGACTTCATCGCGGGCCTGCAGTTCAAAGACCGGCAGGTGTCCGGCCCGTTCTCTGAGTGGGTCCACACCCACCGCGTTGAGCCCACGCTCGACGGCAACGCGCTTCGGTGTGTCATGCGGGACTCGATCGAACTGAAGCCGCCGTTCGGCCCGTTGGGCAGCCTGGCGTATGCCCTGTTCATCCGCAAGCAGATCAAGAAGATGTTCGACCACCGCCACGCGACGCTCGTGGCGGACATGGTTGACCACCAGAATTTCACCCGGGGACGCAGCCTGACGGTGGCGATCACCGGCGCGTCGGGCATGCTGGGGCGGGCGTTGTCGGCGTTCCTCAGCACGGGCGGCCACCAACCGCGGCCGGTCGCACGCCGCGACGGCCTCACCTTCGACCTGGACGCGATCGCCGGGGCGGACGTGCTGGTCCACCTAGCGGGCGAGCCGATCGCGCAGCGTTGGAGCGAAGACGTGCGTAGCCGGATCCACCGCAGCCGCGTCGACCGCACCCGCCTGCTGTGCGAACAGCTGTCGCGTATGCCCCAGGAAGCCCGACCCCGAGTCATGCTCAGCGGGTCGGCGATCGGGTACTACGGCAACCGCGGCGATTCCCTGCTCACCGAAGACTCCGCCGCGGGCGAGGGCTTCCTGGCCGACGTTGGCCGAGAGTGGGAGGCCGCGACCCAGACCGCCACGGACATCGGCATCCGGGTGGTGAATCTGCGTACGGGCATCGTGCTGCACCCGCGCGGCGGGGCGCTGAAAAAGATGCTGCCGATCTTCAAGATGGGCCTCGGGGGTCGACTCGGGCGGGGCGATCAATACATGAGCTGGATCACGCTGGACGACCATATCCGGGCGATGATGCACGCGATCTTCGACCGGAAGATGAGCGGGCCGGTGAATCTGGTCGCACCCGAGCCGGTGACCAACCGCGAGTTCACCAAAACGCTGGGGCGGGTCTTGCGTCGTCCCACGGTCTTCCCCGCGCCGCGATTTGCGTTGCGCCGGGCGTTTGGCGGCATGGCAGACGAAGCCCTGCTCGCCGGCCAGCGGGTCGAGCCGATGCGTCTGACGGGCTCGGGCTTCACTTTCCGTCAGCCCCACCTCGAACAAGCGCTCCGCGAGTTGCTTGGGCGTCCTTAG